A genomic segment from Pyrodictium occultum encodes:
- a CDS encoding Nre family DNA repair protein, which yields MGRRIPPQLCTRCKGYKKLCGLPVCPILEKFRFQAEAVARIRGGREIEGSTPPSIVVGEAGYPRVPLLYNIPPGVRGEEAQLYDAPDLWREKLPSLRELLQLRSSLVSTITRVDARAPWRLYEKEISIAAVSERPVDSRAMLSKPPLPGLRFDGMLAPQGPSAPAEKIEVEESPRPPRKLEKLVWDDARSTDAIIELYRSGIDVYLLTRALSLGLLGRIRSRRLVPTRWAITAVDQTISNNLLHAVRSYDTIGQVEVYHGGYLGNYFTVILVPGSYEAEMIEVWHPLTPWTQAARSPVVYRIVEHPSLRMEPLDGGYIAARLAVAEHLYRRRRQAKAIILREITRDYYAPIGNWHIRETVRRILASKPVAVYSDLGHALEEAARLAKSLEAAEEVRRSKLAGKLRSSAALDAFLKK from the coding sequence ATGGGGCGACGTATACCTCCGCAGCTATGCACCAGGTGTAAGGGCTATAAGAAGCTCTGCGGGCTCCCAGTATGCCCCATCCTGGAGAAGTTCAGGTTCCAGGCGGAGGCGGTGGCGAGGATAAGGGGTGGGAGGGAGATAGAGGGCAGCACTCCCCCCAGCATAGTGGTCGGCGAGGCCGGGTACCCGAGAGTCCCGCTCCTCTACAACATCCCGCCCGGGGTCCGCGGGGAGGAGGCCCAGCTCTATGATGCTCCCGATCTCTGGAGGGAGAAGCTTCCAAGCCTCCGCGAGCTCCTCCAGCTCCGCTCGAGCCTGGTATCTACCATAACGCGTGTGGACGCTCGGGCCCCCTGGAGGCTCTACGAGAAGGAGATATCAATAGCAGCGGTATCGGAGAGACCCGTCGACAGCCGGGCCATGCTCTCGAAGCCCCCGCTGCCGGGCCTCCGCTTTGACGGCATGCTGGCACCGCAGGGGCCGAGCGCGCCGGCCGAGAAGATAGAGGTTGAAGAGTCTCCAAGGCCGCCAAGGAAGCTCGAGAAACTTGTCTGGGACGACGCGAGGAGCACAGACGCTATAATAGAGCTATACCGTAGCGGCATTGATGTGTACCTGCTCACGCGCGCCCTCTCCCTAGGGCTGCTTGGAAGGATTCGCAGCAGGAGGCTTGTCCCAACCCGCTGGGCTATAACAGCGGTGGACCAGACTATATCAAACAACCTACTCCATGCGGTTAGGAGCTACGACACCATAGGGCAGGTGGAAGTCTACCACGGCGGATACCTGGGCAACTACTTCACAGTCATACTGGTGCCGGGGAGTTACGAGGCAGAGATGATAGAGGTATGGCACCCCTTGACCCCCTGGACCCAGGCGGCAAGGAGCCCCGTGGTCTACCGCATAGTCGAGCACCCGAGCCTCAGAATGGAGCCCCTTGACGGAGGGTACATAGCGGCCAGGCTTGCCGTGGCGGAGCACCTGTACCGCAGGAGGAGACAAGCCAAAGCCATCATACTAAGGGAGATAACGCGCGACTACTACGCCCCCATAGGCAACTGGCACATACGGGAGACGGTGAGGCGCATACTGGCCTCGAAGCCCGTAGCCGTCTACAGCGACCTAGGCCATGCACTGGAAGAGGCTGCCCGGCTGGCGAAATCCCTGGAGGCTGCTGAGGAGGTCAGGCGCTCAAAACTGGCGGGAAAGCTTAGGAGCTCGGCAGCACTGGACGCTTTCCTAAAGAAATAG
- the prf1 gene encoding peptide chain release factor aRF-1, which yields MSSLEKLTVDKRTLKRIIRELKKWKAPATVLLSLYIPPGRPISDVASLLRTEYSITDNIKLKRTRDAVQRALSSAMDRLSRMQKVPPNGLVLFCGEDMETHDFICLMFSPPEPVPVFFYRTDKWFHTEFLEEMVEHEETFGLVIVERDQATIGLLKGSRIQVLEELEGYVPGKHHKGGQSQRRFDRQIEQFVKGFYKEVAEAMNKHFLPLIEKNALKAIIVGGPGYAKQDFLEEAKEFLDYRIRQKIASELIDVAYQGPAGLRELSIKASDIIAKNKYAELVKAIEEFKRHLVRDDGLAVYGDKMVRQALEMGALKFIILDEDREDAEALAEEAKKYGTEVYFLSDGVPEAEWIKKTFKGLVGVLRFKIA from the coding sequence ATGAGCAGCCTAGAGAAGCTCACGGTGGACAAGAGGACGCTCAAACGCATAATACGCGAGCTTAAAAAGTGGAAGGCGCCGGCAACGGTGCTGCTGAGCCTATACATACCCCCGGGTAGGCCGATAAGTGACGTAGCTAGCCTGTTGAGGACGGAGTACTCTATAACAGACAACATAAAGCTGAAGAGGACCAGGGACGCCGTCCAACGCGCGCTATCATCAGCCATGGATAGGCTGAGCAGGATGCAGAAGGTGCCTCCCAACGGCCTGGTACTCTTCTGCGGCGAGGACATGGAGACCCACGACTTCATCTGCCTAATGTTCTCGCCGCCCGAGCCGGTGCCAGTGTTCTTCTACCGCACCGACAAGTGGTTCCACACGGAGTTCCTAGAGGAGATGGTAGAGCATGAGGAGACGTTTGGCCTAGTCATAGTGGAGAGGGACCAGGCTACCATAGGCCTGCTCAAGGGTAGTAGGATCCAGGTGCTGGAGGAACTGGAGGGCTACGTACCCGGCAAACACCATAAGGGCGGGCAGAGCCAGAGGCGATTTGACCGCCAGATAGAGCAGTTCGTAAAGGGCTTCTATAAGGAGGTCGCCGAGGCTATGAATAAGCACTTCCTCCCGCTCATAGAGAAGAACGCGTTGAAGGCCATAATCGTAGGCGGCCCGGGCTATGCTAAGCAGGACTTCCTAGAAGAGGCTAAGGAGTTCCTAGACTACAGGATTAGGCAGAAGATAGCCAGCGAGCTGATAGACGTCGCCTATCAGGGTCCTGCAGGGCTCAGAGAGCTTTCAATAAAGGCCTCAGATATAATAGCTAAGAACAAGTACGCTGAGCTTGTGAAGGCTATAGAGGAGTTCAAGCGCCACCTTGTAAGGGATGATGGACTTGCTGTCTACGGAGACAAGATGGTTAGGCAAGCCCTAGAGATGGGAGCCCTTAAGTTCATAATACTCGATGAGGACCGGGAGGACGCCGAGGCGCTGGCCGAGGAGGCTAAGAAGTACGGTACAGAGGTTTACTTCCTCTCGGACGGTGTACCGGAGGCAGAGTGGATAAAGAAGACGTTCAAGGGCCTGGTAGGGGTGCTAAGGTTCAAGATAGCTTAG
- a CDS encoding transcriptional regulator has protein sequence MPERLDLANVPLRPASRREILLLETGLIVGTLYRPDIMELIRDPLERATWLDSLAVAAAALAREKAGYTVSQIAEELGRSETTIRAHLSGKTKAGKIVRETYEILARGQLELVIPFTLPACSEAEEELKRLKEENEKLRRELEKCSEVDEVRRQLEEIRSRLEELEGEKREMEKELERCRGQASLLEEARKLLCRAG, from the coding sequence TTGCCGGAGAGGCTTGACCTGGCTAATGTGCCTCTAAGGCCGGCCTCGAGAAGGGAGATACTGCTCCTGGAGACCGGCCTGATCGTCGGTACGCTCTACCGCCCCGACATAATGGAGCTGATAAGAGACCCCCTAGAGAGGGCGACATGGCTTGACAGCCTCGCTGTGGCGGCGGCCGCTCTAGCCCGCGAGAAGGCTGGATACACTGTGAGCCAGATAGCCGAGGAGCTTGGGAGGAGTGAGACCACGATAAGAGCCCACCTGAGCGGGAAGACCAAGGCCGGCAAGATAGTCAGGGAGACCTATGAGATTCTCGCCAGGGGGCAGCTAGAGCTCGTGATACCCTTCACGCTGCCGGCCTGCAGCGAGGCCGAGGAGGAGCTGAAGCGGCTCAAGGAGGAGAACGAGAAGCTGCGGAGGGAGCTGGAGAAGTGCAGCGAGGTGGACGAGGTCAGGAGGCAGCTCGAGGAGATAAGGAGCCGGCTCGAGGAACTCGAGGGCGAGAAGAGGGAAATGGAGAAAGAGCTGGAGAGGTGTAGGGGGCAGGCCAGCCTACTCGAGGAGGCGCGCAAGCTCCTCTGCAGAGCAGGGTGA
- a CDS encoding helix-turn-helix domain-containing protein: MPASPKQNNFNDSSSGRETYVYNKDIVLHKLYEDDEVVVVVAPNEDQLRDIILRLLRERPMTVRELHSILSGLASEDKIRYALNRLAEEGIVESDEEGRYYAYYV, from the coding sequence GTGCCGGCCAGCCCCAAGCAGAACAACTTCAACGACAGCTCTAGTGGTAGAGAGACCTATGTGTACAACAAGGACATAGTTCTCCATAAGCTCTACGAGGACGATGAGGTGGTTGTAGTTGTCGCTCCCAACGAGGATCAGTTGAGAGACATTATCCTCCGGCTCCTACGTGAAAGGCCTATGACCGTACGTGAGCTGCACTCAATCCTCTCTGGCCTGGCTAGCGAGGACAAGATACGCTACGCGTTAAACAGGCTCGCGGAGGAGGGTATAGTAGAAAGCGACGAGGAGGGTAGGTACTACGCATACTACGTATAG
- a CDS encoding NAD(P)/FAD-dependent oxidoreductase, which yields MQRPRGEVAVVGAGVAGSVLATLLQAKGISTVVYDITPSYRKPCGEAVPAGLLDQDWPEAVEKPRILNVIKRFIFMVDAEVVRVYESKRPVWYTIDKSRWIDGLRSRLNVVSKPVDPESLLDSHSLVADARGPFSSKGVKIPVWRAYADNPGIDGESVYLIFLPGRLGLAWVFPHGHMLNIGGGFMDVKNPREVSVKLVSKALGQLPKLRGEAYSLVTVFPRIELLTRSGVVKTGEAAGLVMSLGGEGIRPAVLSARALADAVSLDDDGRPFLDARRYREGVRSLSIESRTHSLMLLAASALGKMGVERILSKAPEDLIKTWLEGRLRGPHYLVKGITALL from the coding sequence TTGCAGAGGCCTAGGGGAGAAGTGGCGGTAGTAGGGGCCGGTGTTGCAGGCTCAGTGCTGGCTACGCTACTCCAGGCTAAGGGCATAAGCACCGTAGTCTATGACATTACTCCTTCCTACCGGAAGCCATGCGGTGAAGCAGTGCCTGCGGGACTGCTCGACCAGGACTGGCCCGAGGCGGTTGAAAAGCCTAGGATCCTCAATGTCATCAAGAGGTTTATATTCATGGTTGATGCTGAGGTTGTGAGAGTATACGAGTCTAAGAGGCCAGTATGGTACACGATAGATAAGAGCCGCTGGATAGATGGCCTACGTAGCCGGCTCAACGTGGTGAGCAAGCCTGTGGATCCCGAGAGCCTCCTGGATAGCCACAGCCTCGTAGCCGATGCACGGGGCCCATTCTCCTCCAAGGGGGTGAAGATACCCGTTTGGAGAGCCTATGCAGACAATCCGGGCATCGATGGCGAGTCTGTATACCTCATCTTCCTGCCGGGGAGACTTGGCCTCGCGTGGGTGTTCCCTCACGGCCATATGCTCAACATAGGCGGAGGCTTTATGGACGTGAAAAACCCGAGAGAAGTATCGGTGAAGCTCGTATCCAAGGCTCTCGGCCAGCTGCCGAAGCTACGTGGAGAGGCCTACTCGCTGGTGACAGTCTTTCCACGCATAGAGCTCCTCACGAGAAGCGGTGTAGTGAAGACGGGTGAGGCGGCGGGCCTAGTGATGAGTCTTGGAGGGGAGGGAATACGCCCGGCAGTCCTCTCGGCAAGAGCTCTTGCCGATGCGGTATCGCTAGACGATGATGGCAGGCCGTTTCTGGACGCGAGGAGGTACAGGGAGGGGGTAAGAAGCCTTTCAATAGAGTCTAGGACCCACTCGCTCATGCTGCTCGCGGCCTCCGCGCTGGGTAAAATGGGCGTGGAGAGAATTCTCAGCAAGGCGCCCGAAGACTTGATAAAGACATGGCTTGAAGGCAGGCTCCGCGGGCCACACTACCTGGTAAAAGGCATTACAGCGCTGCTATGA
- a CDS encoding adenosine-specific kinase: MPATGESPRIHVVDIPVPEGTNVIVGQAHFIKTVEDLYEALVTSAPGIKFGLAFCEASQKRLIRYEGNDEGLEKLAIEAARRIAAGHVFVIYIKDAWPINVLNAIKNVQEVVTIFAATANPLQVLVAETSQGRGVIGVVDGYTPVGVETEEDRAERRAFLRKIGYKK; encoded by the coding sequence TTGCCTGCTACCGGCGAGAGCCCCCGGATACATGTCGTGGACATACCTGTGCCGGAGGGGACCAATGTAATAGTGGGCCAGGCCCACTTCATAAAGACCGTTGAGGACTTGTACGAGGCCCTTGTAACCAGTGCCCCCGGGATAAAGTTTGGGCTGGCATTCTGCGAGGCCAGCCAGAAGAGGCTAATACGCTACGAAGGCAACGATGAGGGGCTTGAGAAGCTGGCGATAGAGGCCGCTAGGAGAATAGCTGCAGGCCACGTGTTCGTCATATACATTAAGGACGCGTGGCCCATAAACGTGCTTAATGCCATAAAGAACGTGCAGGAGGTAGTCACGATATTCGCCGCCACTGCTAACCCACTCCAGGTCCTCGTCGCGGAGACGAGCCAAGGAAGGGGGGTCATAGGGGTAGTGGATGGCTATACCCCGGTAGGGGTTGAAACAGAGGAGGATCGTGCAGAGAGAAGAGCCTTCCTGAGAAAGATAGGCTACAAGAAGTAG
- a CDS encoding 60S ribosomal export protein NMD3, producing the protein MQLVCIRCGRPLVEGGSVGPLCLECFIETHRILCVPERLEFDYCRYCGSIRIGYKWVEGGELGEASAKFLERHLSEHVEPCVKEVESFRLESVEPLTAPSWRTMYRVVFSARLRGVDRAVRVSYTVEVRAKPTICPACKDARGGDYNVLLQVRGEKPAKLAKVLSPLLESSRQLANSIVDIVEYGDGVDFLLLDRGSASKIVRQLRKYYRVRLGATGEDVGITSRGRLRRRLVLSLHLLEERRR; encoded by the coding sequence ATGCAGCTAGTGTGTATAAGATGCGGCAGGCCGCTAGTTGAGGGAGGGAGTGTAGGCCCCCTCTGCCTGGAGTGCTTCATCGAAACCCATAGGATCCTATGCGTCCCCGAGCGGCTAGAATTCGACTACTGCAGGTACTGCGGGTCTATCAGGATTGGGTATAAATGGGTCGAGGGGGGAGAGCTAGGTGAGGCCTCGGCAAAATTTCTTGAACGCCACCTCAGCGAGCATGTAGAGCCCTGCGTTAAGGAGGTTGAGAGCTTCCGCCTCGAGTCCGTGGAGCCTCTCACAGCTCCCTCTTGGCGTACAATGTACAGGGTGGTCTTCTCCGCCAGGCTACGGGGTGTCGATAGAGCGGTAAGGGTGAGCTACACCGTTGAGGTGAGGGCTAAGCCAACCATATGCCCGGCTTGTAAGGACGCGCGCGGAGGCGATTACAACGTCCTCCTCCAGGTGAGGGGTGAGAAGCCTGCAAAGCTGGCAAAGGTTTTATCACCACTGTTGGAGTCTAGCAGGCAGCTCGCCAACTCTATAGTAGATATAGTGGAGTATGGTGATGGTGTAGACTTCCTGCTTCTAGACCGTGGCAGTGCATCTAAGATAGTACGGCAGCTTAGGAAGTACTATCGCGTCCGCCTCGGCGCCACTGGCGAGGATGTTGGCATAACCTCCCGAGGCAGGCTAAGGAGGCGCCTCGTATTATCTCTCCACCTGCTCGAGGAGAGGCGGAGATGA
- a CDS encoding SPL family radical SAM protein produces MPGRGRRPLLPEGRLIKTFDPWGSSLCTCPVKYSLNPYTGCSHFCLYCYATAYIGVRRSTPKKDYRERLLRDLVRIDPRYHIDISTSSDPYPPEEERYRLTRWTLEQLLPRGFRVLIITKGALVARDANILSQGNAAVTMTITTMDRRLAARLEPGAPPPRDRVRALEKLNEAGVPLGIRLDPVFPGLTDSEEMIQEVLEAARAAEARFVVTSIYKARPDNLRRMLEAFPELEEEYRRLYPAGRRWINGYWYAPLEVRARIVERVRRIALRLGMEFATCREGMQHLHTAPTCDGSHLIPLRIRPREPPRSGRLDEWLSPQQAGEASAKPAELS; encoded by the coding sequence ATGCCGGGAAGGGGGCGGAGGCCTCTACTGCCCGAAGGCAGGCTTATAAAGACCTTTGACCCCTGGGGGAGCAGTCTCTGCACATGCCCGGTTAAGTATTCTTTAAACCCATATACCGGATGCAGCCACTTCTGCCTCTATTGCTATGCGACCGCATACATAGGGGTTAGGAGGAGTACCCCGAAAAAGGACTACAGGGAGAGGCTCCTGAGGGATCTAGTAAGGATAGACCCCAGGTACCACATAGACATCTCGACGAGCAGCGACCCATACCCCCCGGAGGAGGAGAGGTACCGGCTGACCAGGTGGACGCTGGAGCAGCTGTTGCCCCGCGGGTTCCGTGTACTCATAATAACCAAGGGTGCGCTCGTGGCCAGGGACGCCAACATACTCTCCCAGGGGAACGCCGCGGTCACCATGACCATAACCACTATGGACCGCAGGCTCGCCGCTAGACTGGAGCCGGGCGCGCCGCCGCCGAGGGATAGGGTAAGGGCGCTCGAGAAGCTGAACGAGGCCGGGGTGCCGCTAGGGATCCGGCTCGACCCGGTTTTCCCAGGCCTCACCGACAGCGAGGAAATGATACAAGAGGTCTTGGAGGCTGCCAGGGCCGCTGAGGCAAGGTTCGTGGTTACATCGATCTACAAGGCTAGGCCCGACAACCTACGTAGGATGCTGGAGGCCTTCCCGGAGCTGGAAGAGGAGTACCGGAGGCTCTACCCTGCCGGGCGCAGGTGGATAAACGGCTACTGGTACGCGCCGCTAGAGGTGAGGGCTAGAATCGTTGAAAGAGTGAGGAGGATAGCCCTCCGCCTAGGAATGGAGTTCGCCACGTGCAGAGAGGGCATGCAGCACCTCCACACCGCGCCGACATGCGACGGCTCCCACCTGATACCCCTTAGGATAAGGCCCCGGGAGCCGCCGCGGTCCGGCAGGCTGGACGAGTGGCTATCCCCGCAACAGGCTGGAGAGGCCAGCGCTAAGCCTGCGGAGCTCAGCTAG
- the hxlB gene encoding 6-phospho-3-hexuloisomerase: MERWPEAGPLLEYVKKTMKEIVVFIDKVIDRLKPEQVNSMLEVLERVYRDGHKVLVMGAGRSGLVGRAFAMRLMHMGFNVYVLGESITPSIGENDAVVAISGSGRTKLIVTAAEAAKKVGAVIVAVTSYPDSPLGQLADVVVEIPGRTKMAPDIDYFARQILGIHEPLAPLGTLFEDTALVFLDGVVVELMHRLGKSEDDLRAKHANIEL, encoded by the coding sequence ATGGAGCGCTGGCCGGAGGCTGGCCCCCTCTTGGAGTATGTCAAGAAGACGATGAAGGAGATTGTAGTGTTCATAGACAAGGTTATAGACAGGCTGAAGCCGGAGCAGGTAAACAGTATGCTTGAGGTACTAGAGAGAGTGTACCGCGACGGGCACAAGGTACTGGTAATGGGTGCCGGCCGGAGCGGCCTAGTGGGACGCGCATTCGCTATGAGGCTCATGCATATGGGCTTCAACGTGTACGTGCTTGGAGAGAGTATAACCCCCAGTATAGGAGAGAACGATGCGGTTGTAGCTATATCCGGCTCGGGTAGGACGAAGCTAATAGTCACGGCGGCCGAGGCAGCCAAGAAGGTGGGTGCAGTCATAGTAGCTGTAACCAGTTACCCTGACAGCCCTCTGGGGCAGCTAGCAGACGTCGTGGTCGAGATACCTGGCCGCACCAAGATGGCACCTGATATAGACTACTTCGCACGCCAGATACTAGGCATACATGAACCCTTAGCACCGCTTGGCACGCTGTTCGAGGATACTGCACTGGTGTTCCTCGACGGCGTTGTAGTGGAGCTGATGCACCGCCTGGGCAAGAGCGAAGATGATCTCCGCGCTAAGCACGCGAATATCGAGCTATAG
- the leuS gene encoding leucine--tRNA ligase, translating to MAAARLAPAPGPLGPPGSRRGRQVAGRGSAIASRIISRREPINEFAEKLYKIARKWQERWLRSRIFEADPDESKPKFFITAAFPYPNSPLHLGHSRTYTITDAYARFMRMRGYNVLFPMGFHFTGTPILTMAEAIANGDKDLIDLMINVYDVPPEDIDKLKDPLSLARYFSRDAKQAMIESGYSIDWRREFTTIDEEFKKFIVWQFTRLKEKGLLKKGTHPVGWCPVHNMPVGMHDTKGDVEPEIGEFTLILFELEDGLYLPAATLRPETVFGVTNVWVNPAADYVIVAIDGRRYVVSERAAFKLRFQRDNVVVERKLRGEELLGRRVRNPATGRAVPILPADFVDPNTATGVVMSVPAHAPYDYVALEELKREKLDTLKKLGVDPAELEPIPLIRVKGYGEIPARDIVEKMGIKSQLQRKLLDEATRKLYSDEYHSGIVREDILNYIYPDMPEPYRSFAIAPVKAWIAGRSVPEARDAAARWLAALGYGDRMYEIMNRPVYCRCGNEIVVKVLKDQWFIDYGNPEWKKLAYELLNSMRVVPDEVREEFVKTIEWLHERAAARTRGLGTELPWSKGWIIESLSDSTIYMAFYTVIHKIRRYGLKPEQLTTGFWDYVLLGKGDPDKVSEKTGIGRDVLEDLRREFNYWYPLDSRHSGRDLVPNHLTFFIFNHAAIFPREKWPRQIVVNGFVLLEGKKMSKSLRNIIPLRRALRVYGADTVRATLLAAAELLQDANFSDELARSVMDRLRRFESYAQRAREAGGEETVADRWLRSILQRRVEEVTKAFEELRTRAATVTVLYEMSNDVVKYLEIRGGEPGPALREYIEAWTKMLSPIAPHIAEEVWHEILGKESFVSLEKWPSPDPSRRDLQAELMVAYVDRLVEDVKSILRVYKGEPRRLVVAVASPSSWRIARIVAAHVARRSQLRDAIHAAIEAGAPGKEAARLVRRLYELLQSVDEELLSLIEGVDVFDEKYAIEAMRDYISAKTRIREISVYYVEEAAGRLPESKLNQVTPLRPAILIE from the coding sequence ATGGCCGCAGCCCGGCTCGCCCCAGCTCCAGGCCCACTGGGCCCTCCGGGTAGCCGGCGAGGACGACAAGTTGCGGGGAGGGGGTCAGCTATTGCTTCGAGGATAATCTCCAGGAGGGAGCCTATAAACGAGTTCGCTGAGAAGCTCTACAAGATAGCGCGTAAGTGGCAGGAAAGATGGCTGAGGTCCCGCATATTCGAGGCCGACCCGGATGAGAGCAAGCCAAAGTTCTTCATAACCGCGGCCTTCCCCTATCCCAATAGCCCGCTGCATCTGGGGCATAGCAGAACATACACCATAACGGATGCGTACGCGCGCTTCATGCGGATGAGAGGTTACAACGTGCTGTTCCCGATGGGCTTCCACTTCACCGGCACACCGATCCTAACCATGGCAGAAGCTATAGCCAATGGCGACAAGGACCTCATAGACCTAATGATAAACGTGTACGACGTGCCGCCAGAGGATATAGACAAGCTTAAGGACCCCCTCTCGCTCGCAAGATACTTCAGCCGCGACGCAAAGCAGGCGATGATAGAGTCCGGCTACAGTATTGACTGGAGAAGAGAGTTCACAACAATAGACGAGGAGTTCAAAAAGTTCATTGTATGGCAGTTCACAAGGCTGAAGGAGAAAGGGCTGCTGAAGAAGGGCACTCACCCCGTCGGCTGGTGCCCAGTACACAACATGCCCGTCGGCATGCACGATACCAAGGGTGACGTGGAGCCGGAGATAGGGGAATTCACACTAATACTCTTCGAGCTGGAGGACGGCCTCTACCTTCCTGCCGCAACGCTTAGACCAGAGACAGTGTTCGGCGTCACCAATGTATGGGTAAACCCTGCTGCAGACTACGTAATAGTAGCCATTGATGGTAGACGCTATGTAGTGAGCGAGAGGGCCGCCTTCAAGCTAAGGTTCCAGCGCGATAACGTGGTGGTTGAGAGGAAGCTCCGCGGCGAGGAGCTTCTGGGAAGACGCGTACGCAACCCCGCAACGGGCAGGGCGGTGCCCATACTCCCCGCGGACTTCGTCGATCCTAACACGGCCACTGGAGTAGTAATGAGCGTGCCAGCCCACGCCCCTTACGACTACGTAGCCTTAGAGGAGCTGAAGAGGGAGAAGCTGGACACTCTAAAGAAGCTCGGAGTCGACCCCGCCGAGCTAGAGCCAATACCCCTCATAAGGGTTAAGGGATACGGTGAGATACCGGCGAGGGATATAGTAGAGAAGATGGGAATTAAGAGCCAGCTTCAGAGGAAGCTGCTTGATGAAGCCACCAGGAAGCTCTACAGCGATGAGTATCATAGCGGCATAGTCAGGGAGGATATACTAAATTACATTTACCCGGATATGCCGGAGCCCTACCGCAGTTTTGCCATAGCACCGGTGAAGGCCTGGATCGCTGGGAGAAGTGTTCCGGAGGCCCGCGACGCGGCTGCCAGATGGCTCGCAGCGCTAGGCTACGGCGACAGGATGTACGAGATAATGAACCGCCCCGTCTACTGCAGATGTGGAAACGAGATAGTGGTCAAAGTCCTGAAGGACCAGTGGTTTATAGATTATGGGAACCCCGAGTGGAAGAAGCTTGCCTACGAGCTACTTAACTCTATGAGGGTAGTCCCTGACGAGGTTAGGGAGGAGTTCGTCAAGACTATAGAATGGCTCCACGAGAGAGCGGCTGCCCGCACCCGCGGCCTCGGCACAGAGCTGCCGTGGAGCAAGGGCTGGATCATAGAAAGTCTAAGCGACTCTACAATATACATGGCGTTCTACACTGTTATACACAAGATAAGGAGATACGGCCTGAAGCCGGAGCAGCTAACCACAGGGTTTTGGGACTATGTACTGCTGGGCAAGGGTGACCCCGACAAGGTTTCCGAGAAGACGGGCATTGGTAGGGATGTGCTTGAAGATCTCCGTAGGGAGTTTAACTACTGGTATCCGCTGGACTCGCGGCATAGCGGTAGGGACCTGGTGCCGAACCATCTAACGTTCTTCATATTCAACCATGCTGCCATCTTCCCGAGGGAGAAGTGGCCTAGACAGATAGTGGTGAATGGCTTCGTCCTGCTGGAAGGAAAGAAGATGAGTAAGAGCCTCCGCAACATAATACCGCTGCGAAGAGCGCTGCGCGTCTATGGAGCCGACACGGTGCGGGCTACGCTGCTCGCGGCTGCAGAGCTGCTGCAGGATGCAAACTTCTCTGACGAGCTGGCCAGGAGCGTCATGGATAGGCTTCGCAGGTTCGAGAGCTATGCCCAGCGGGCCCGTGAGGCCGGCGGCGAGGAGACGGTTGCCGACCGGTGGCTCCGCAGTATACTCCAGCGCCGCGTGGAGGAGGTGACCAAGGCCTTTGAGGAGTTGAGGACCAGGGCGGCGACGGTTACAGTGCTCTACGAGATGAGCAATGATGTGGTCAAGTATCTTGAAATCCGCGGCGGCGAGCCCGGGCCCGCACTACGCGAGTACATAGAGGCCTGGACCAAGATGCTGTCGCCAATAGCGCCTCACATAGCAGAGGAGGTCTGGCACGAGATCCTTGGCAAGGAGAGCTTCGTCTCATTGGAGAAGTGGCCCTCTCCGGACCCCAGTAGACGCGACCTCCAGGCAGAGCTCATGGTAGCCTATGTGGACCGTCTAGTCGAGGATGTAAAGTCAATTCTTAGGGTCTACAAGGGCGAGCCTAGGAGGCTAGTCGTAGCGGTCGCCAGTCCCAGCAGCTGGAGAATAGCCAGGATAGTAGCAGCCCACGTCGCAAGAAGAAGCCAGCTTCGCGACGCGATACACGCCGCCATAGAGGCGGGGGCTCCGGGCAAGGAGGCTGCTAGGCTGGTCCGCAGGCTCTACGAGCTGTTACAGAGCGTAGACGAGGAGCTGCTCTCGCTCATAGAGGGTGTCGACGTGTTCGACGAGAAGTACGCCATAGAGGCTATGAGAGATTATATATCGGCTAAGACCAGGATAAGGGAGATCAGCGTCTACTATGTGGAGGAGGCCGCAGGCCGTCTCCCCGAGAGCAAGCTGAACCAGGTTACTCCGCTGAGGCCTGCAATCCTCATAGAATAG